One Enterobacter asburiae genomic window, TTCAGGTGTGGGATTTTACCCAGCGGCGCGACGTCCAGCCCGGCGTCATGCGCCAGACGCGTTGCGCGCTGCGTCAGGGAACCCGCCAGGCGAATCACCTGGTAGTCTTCCACGCACCAGGCGGCGACGATGACCATTGCCGCACCCAGCTTGCTTTGATACTGGGTCAGGCGTTGCTTATCCAGACCGCGTCCGTAGAGGAGCCAGCCGCTACGACCGGCGTGGTAATCCAGAGGCATCACCTCATCGCCACTTAAAGAGAGCGGCAATCCTGGCCATAAAGAGACATCCGTTGGCAGGTCACACCAGGTAATGTTCGGCATTAAAGCTCCTGTAATTTCGTTCGCGCCGGAAGGTTGCAGAGGGAAAATAACGCATGAGGCTACCCTGTAACCATCACTTCTGGCAACATTAAGCCGTAAATTTTCAGCAGGTGGAATATGGCTCGCGCAAAACTGAAATTCCGGCTTCATCGCGCCGTGATTGTCCTTTCCTGTCTCGCACTATTAGTGGTGCTGATGCAAGGAGCATCGTGGTTTAGCCAGAACCATCAACGGCAACGTAACCCGCAGTTTGAAGAGCTGGCCCGCACGCTGGCGCGCCAGGTGACGCTCAACGTCGCGCCGTCCATGCGTACCGAAACGCCGGACGATAAGCGGATAGGCCAGGTTTTACGCCTGCTCACGGAGAACAGCCGCATTCTTGATGCCGGCGTCTATGATGAGCAAGGCAACCTGATTGCCCGCGCGGGCGAGCACGTCGACGTGCGCGACAGGCTGGCGCTGGACGGTAAAAAAGCCGGGGGCTATTTTAACCAGCAGATCGTCGAACCTATTCAGGGGAAGAATGGTCCGCTGGGCTATCTGCGCCTGACCCTCGATACCCACACCCTGCCTACTGAAGCCAAACAGGTCGATAATACCACCAATATTCTGCGCCTGATGCTGCTGCTTTCACTCGCCATCGGCGTTGTGCTGGCACGTACCCTGCTTCGCGGCAAGCGCTCGCGCTGGCAGCAATCCCCGTTCCTGCTGACCGCCAGCAAATCCGTCCCCGAAGACGAAGAGAGCGAGAAGAAAGAATAGTGATAAAGTAGGCGAACGATTCGGAAAAGGAACTTTGCCATGACGACGTTACGCCTGCTTATCTCTGACTCTTACGATCCCTGGTTTAATCTCGCGGTAGAAGAGTGCATCTTCCGCCAGATGCCCGCTACCCAGCGCGTACTGTTTCTCTGGCGTAACGCCGATACGGTGGTCATTGGCCGCGCGCAAAACCCGTGGAAAGAGTGCAATACGCGGCGCATGGAAGAGGACAACGTCCGTCTGGCACGCCGCAGCAGCGGCGGCGGCGCGGTGTTTCACGATCTGGGCAATACCTGCTTCACCTTTATGGCGGGCAAACCGGAATACGACAAAACCATCTCAACGTCCATCGTCCTCAACGCGCTCAATTCACTCGGCGTGACGGCGGAAGCGTCCGGGCGTAACGACCTGGTGGTGAAAACCCCGGAGGGCGACCGGAAGGTCTCCGGCTCCGCCTACCGCGAAACGATGGATCGCGGCTTCCATCACGGCACCCTGCTGCTGAACGCTGACCTGAGCCGTCTGGCGAACTACCTGAATCCGGACAAGAAAAAGCTCCAGGCTAAAGGGATTACCTCCGTGCGCGGGCGCGTGGCGAATCTGGTGGAGCTGCTGCCGGGCATTACTCACGAGCAGATTTGCGATGCGATCCGTGACGCGTTCTTTGAATATTACGGCGAGCGCGTGGAGGCAGAAGTGATCTCCCCTGACAAAACCCCGGACCTGCCCAACTTCGCCGACACCTTCGCCCGCCAGAGCAGCTGGGAGTGGAACTTCGGCCAGGCACCTGCGTTTTCCCATCTGCTGGATGAGCGTTTTACCTGGGGCGGCGTGGAGCTGCATTTTGACGTGGAGAAAGGCCATATCACCCGCACGCAGGTGTTTACCGATAGCCTGAACCCGGCGCCGCTGGAAGCACTCGCGGCACGTTTGCAGGGCTGTTTGTACCGGGCGGATATGCTGCAGCAGGAATGCGACGCGTTGATTGGGGATTTCCCGGGGCAGGAAAAAGAGTTAAGAGATTTGTCAGCATGGATTGCGCAGGCCGTGCGCTAGTTAAAAAGCCCGCTGGCGCTGCGCTTAGCGGGCCTACAAAACCATAGGCCGGGTCAGACGAAGCCGCCACCCGGCTCAACAGCTCTTACTCTTTATCGCCCAGCAGAACGGATTCCAGCGCGATTTTGATCATGTCGTTGAAGGTCGTCTGACGCTCGGCAGCGGTGGTCTGCTCGTGGGTACGGATGTGATCGGATACGGTGCAGATGGTCAGCGCTTTCGCACCGAACTCAGCCGCAACGCCGTAGATACCCGCCGCTTCCATTTCCACGCCCAGGATGCCGTATTTTTCCATCACGTCGAACATCTCGCCGCCGTCCGGTGCATAGAACAGGTCAGCAGAGAAGATGTTACCCACGCGCGCTTCAACGCCCAGCGCTTTTGCCGCGTCAACCGCGTCGCGCACCATACCGAAGTCAGCAATCGCCGCGAAGTCATGGTCTTTAAAACGCATGCGGTTAACTTTGGAATCGGTGCAGGCGCCCATACCGATAACGATGTCGCGCAGCTTAACGTCCATGCGCACCGCGCCGCAGGAGCCAACGCGGATGATTTTCTTCACGCCGAAGTCAGTGATCAGCTCTTTGGTGTAGATGGAGCAGGATGGGATACCCATGCCGTGGCCCATCACGGAGATTTTGCGGCCTTTATAGGTACCGGTGAAGCCCAGCATGCCGCGAACGTTGTTCACTTCACGCACGTCTTCCAGGAAGGTTTCAGCAATGTGCTTCGCGCGCAGCGGGTCGCCCGGCATCAATACGACGTCAGCGAAATCACCCATTTCTGCATTAATGTGAGGAGTTGCCATCTTCAGTTCCTTTTCATTTGAATTTTTTTTGCCCGGTGGCGCTTCGCTTACCGGGCCTACATTCTGTTCTCCCTCTCCCTGTGGGAGAGGGCCGGGGTGAGGGCATCAGGCCGCACCCAATCCGTTCAGAACATGGCCTTGCCATATTCCATGTCAGACGTACCAAAGTATTTCGCGATAGTCTGGCCGATGTCCGCGAAGGTTTCACGGTGACCAAGCGAGCCCGGCTTCACTTTCGGGCCGTACACCAGCACCGGAATGTGCTCACGGGTGTGGTCGGTACCGGTCCAGGTTGGGTCACAGCCGTGGTCCGCGGTCAGGATCAGAATGTCATCTTCACCCACCAGCTCCATCAGCTCCGGCAGACGACGGTCGAACAGTTCCAGACCGGCCGCATAGCCTGCGACGTCGCGACGGTGGCCCCAGGAGGAGTCGAAGTCCACGAAGTTGGTGAAGACAATGGTCTTGTCGCCCGCGTCTTTCATCTCTTTGATGGTGGCATCGAACAGCGCATCCAGACCGGTGGCTTTCACTTTTTTGGTGATGCCGCAGTTGGCGTAGATATCCGCGATTTTACCCACGGAAACCACGTGGCCGTCTTTCTCTTCAACCAGCTTCTGCAGCACGGTTGGCGCCGGTGGCTCAACGGCCAGGTCGTGACGGTTACCGGTACGCTGGAAGTTACCCGCTTTGTCGCCGATAAACGGACGCGCGATCACGCGGCCAATGTTGTAGCCGCCTTCGGTCAGCTCTTCACGGGCGATTTCGCACAGCTCGTAGAGTTTATCCAGGCCGTAGGTCTCTTCGTGGCAGGCAATCTGGAACACGGAGTCAGCGGAGGTGTAGAAAATCGGCTTGCCGGTTTTCATGTGCTCTTCGCCGAGCTCATCCAGAATTACGGTCCCGGAAGAGTGGCAGTTGCCGAGGTAGCCCGGCAGATTGGCGCGCTTCACCAGCTTATCGAGCAGCTCCTGCGGGAAGCTGTTCTCGTGATCGGAGAAATAACCCCAGTCGAACAGCACCGGCACACCGGCGATTTCCCAGTGGCCAGACGGGGTGTCTTTACCGGAGGAGAGCTCGTGAGCCCAGCCGTAGGCGCCCACGACTTCCGCGTTGCCGTCCATACCGGCTGCGATTTTACCGGTAGAACCTTCATGCGCTTTCACCAGACCGAGGCGGGTCAGGTTGGGTAGAGTCAGAGGGCCTTTACGACCGTTGTCCGCTTCGCCTTTCGCACAGGCTTCCGCGATGTGACCCATGGTATCGGAACCCACGTCACCAAAACGTTCTGCATCTTCGGTTGCGCCGATGCCGAATGAGTCCAGCACCATAATAAATGCACGTTTCATAATTGTTCTCCGTACGTAGTGCTTAAAAATGATTGATCAGATCAGTATACCGCTATTCGGTGATACGGCGATAGACAGTCGGTGTGGTTTCCGGCGCTTTATCGTCAAGCGTAATGGCTGCCTTCACCGCTTTCGCCGCTTCCTGCCAGCTGGCTTCGTCTTTGGCGTGGATCACCGCCAGTGGACGCTGACCGTCAACGCTGTCGCCCAGACGGGCCATATCGGTAAAGCCGACGCTGTAATCAATGGTGTCCGATGCCTGACGGCGTCCGCCGCCCATCGAGACCACCGCCATGCCGAGCGCGCGGGTGTCCATTGCGGAAACGAAGCCTTCGGAATCTGCGTAAACGGCTTTGCTGAGCATCGCGGTTGGCAGGTATTTCGCGTAGTTTTCGACGAAATCGGTCGGGCCTTTCTGCGCCGCAACCATGCGGCCAAAGATCTCCGCCGCTTTGCCGTTGTCCAGCACCGCCTGCAGCTTCGCGCGCGCTTCTGCATCGTCTTTGGCCAGCTTGCCGGAGATTAACATCTCAACGCACAGCGCCATGGTGACGTCGAACAGACGCGGGTTACGGTATTCGCCGGTGAGGAACTGTACCGCCTCACGCACTTCGACCGCGTTACCGGCGCTGGAGGCCAGCACCTGGTTCATGTCGGTGAGCAGTGCGGTGGTGCGCACGCCCGCGCCGTTGGAGACGCCAACGATCGCTTCGGCAAGCGCAGCAGAAAGTTCATAGGTCGGCATAAACGCACCGCTGCCCACCTTCACGTCCATCACCAGCGCGTCCAGCCCTTCAGCCAGTTTTTTCGCCAGGATAGAGGCGGTGATCAGCGGGATGGAGTCAACGGTCGCGGTGATATCGCGGGTCGCGTAGAAACGCTTGTCTGCCGGAGCAAGAGAGCTGGTCTGGCCGATAATCGCCACACCAACGTCTTTAATAATGTCGCGGAAGCGGCTGTCATCCGGGAAGATATCGAAGCCCGGAATGGCTTCAAGTTTGTCGAGCGTACCGCCGGTGTGGCCCAGGCCGCGCCCGGAGATCATCGGGATGTAACCGCCACAGGCTGCCACCATTGGGCCGAGCATCAGAGACGTCACGTCGCCCACGCCGCCGGTGGAGTGTTTGTCCACAATCGGGCCGTTAAGGTTGAGGCTTTTCCAGTCCAGAACGGTTCCTGAATCTCGCATCGCCATGGTCAGCGACACGCGCTCAGGCATCGACATATCGTGGAAGAAAATGGTCATCGCCAGAGCCGCAATCTGCCCTTCAGAGACGGTGTTATCACGAATGCCGTTGATAAAGAAGCGGATCTCTTCGTCGCTTAATGCATGACCATCACGTTTTTTACGAATAATTTCTTGTGCGAGAAACACGGTAACCTCCATGCGGAATCGGGGGAGTTGTGGCGGGTGGCGCTACGCTTACCCGCCCTACGATCCTGTAGGCCGGATAAGCGAAGCGTCATCCGGCATTATCTGGCAATCAGTAGCTGCTTGCGCTCTTACCGTCGCCGTGACCCAGCGCTTTCAGCAGGCTGGCCAGCAGGCTGGACGCGCCGAAGCGGTAGTGGCGGGAATCGGCCCAGTCGGCGCCAAACAGCTCGTCGGCAATCGCCAGGAACTGCTGCGCGTCTTCGGCAGTACGCACGCCGCCCGCAGGTTTGAAACCAACGGTTTTGGACACGCCCATGTCGCGGATCACTTCCATCATGATGCGCGCGCTTTCTGGAGTCGCATTCACCGGCACTTTACCAGTAGAGGTTTTAATGAAATCCGCACCGGCTTTGATGGAAATTTCAGACGCCTTACGAATCAGCGCCTCTTCTTTCAGCTCGCCGGTTTCGATGATTACTTTCAGCAGCACGTTTGCCGCCGCGCAGGCCTCTTTACAGGCTTTCACCAGGTCAAAACCAACCTGCTCGTTGCCGGCGATCAGCGCGCGGTACGGGAATACCACGTCAACTTCGTCTGCGCCGTAGGCAATCGCCGCGCGGGTTTCTGCCAGCGCAATCTCGATATCGTCGTTGCCATGCGGGAAGTTAGTTACGGTTGCAATACGCACGTCCGGCGTGCCCTGCTCTTTCAGCGTCTTACGGGCAATCGGGATAAAGCGCGGGTAGATACAGATGGCTGCGGTGTTACCCACCGGCGTTTTCGCCTGATGGCACAGGGCGATGACTTTTTCATTGGTGTCGTCATCGTTCAGGGTGGTCAGATCCATCAGTTTCAACGCGCGCAGGCTGCTTGCAGTTAAATCGGTCATAACATTCTCCAACGGCAGTGCCGTATAAATTTTACCTTGCGGGTCTGTGAGTATTCTAACATTCACCCGCATCCACACTTCGACATTCATCACAGTTAATGAAAACTGCGTACAATTTTGCATTACTGTAATGAGATCTTCTTCAAACTTTAGCGCCTAAATTGCCGACTAAAGCAGCGATACCCCCTGTCGGATCAAAAGCCCCGACAGGCTGGCTTCCTACAATCCGTTCATCATCCGCAGAACACTCAAGGAAGCGAATATGCCCCACTCCAGCCCCGACGCCCTGCAACAACGTTGCCAGCACATTGTGACAAGCCCGGTGTTAACCCCGGAACAAAAACGTCATTTTCTGGCGCTGGAAGCGGAAAACAACCTGCCTTATCCGGCACTTCCTGAGGCCGCGCGAGCCGCGCTGGACGAAGGGTTTATCTGCGACATGTTCGAAGGTCACGCGCCTTACAAACCCCGTTACGTTCTGCCGGATTACGCAAAATTTCTGGCTAACGGTTCAGAGTGGCTGGAGCTGGAAGGGGCGAAAGATCTCGACGACGCCCTCTCGCTGTTAACCATCCTCTACCACCATGTTCCGTCCGTCACATCGATGCCGGTCTATCTCGGTCAGCTTGATGCGATATTAACTCCATATGTTAGAATTCTAACACAAGAAGAGATCGATAGCAGAATAAAACGTTTCTGGCGCTATCTCGACCGTACGCTGCCGGATGCGTTTATGCACGCAAACATCGGGCCTGCCGACGGCCCCATCACACGCGCCATTCTGCGTGCCGACGCAGAGCTGAAGCAGGTCGCACCGAACCTGACCTTCATCTACGATCCCGATATCACTCCGGACGACCTGCTGCTTGAGGTGGCAAAAAACATATGTGAATGCAACAAACCGCACATTTCTAATGGCCCGATGAATGATAAAATTTTCACAAAAGGCCGTTACGGCGTGGTGAGTTGTTACAACTCCCTGCCGCTTGCAGGCGGTGGCAGCACCCTGGTACGCCTTAACCTCAAAGCCATTGCGGAACGCAGCACATCCATTGAAGACTTCTTTACCCGCGCGCTCCCGCACTACTGCCAGCAGCAAATTGCCATCATCGATGCGCGCTGCGATTTTCTGTACGGGCAATCTGGCTTCTTTGAGAATAGCTTCCTGGTCAAAGAGGGGCTCATTGATGCCGATCGGTTTGTGCCGATGTTTGGCATGTACGGCCTGGCGGAAGCGGTGAACGTGCTCTGCGAGAAGGAAGGCATCGAGGGGCGTTACGGTAAAGACGAACAGGCTAACGCGCTGGGGTATCGCATCAGCGAGCAGCTCGCGGCATTCGTTGAAAACACGCCGGTAAAGCACGGCTGGAAGCATCGCGCGATGCTGCATGCACAGTCGGGGATCAGTTCTGACTCGGGCACCACGCCGGGCGCACGTCTGCCTTACGGCGACGAGCCGGATCCCATCAGCCATCTGCTGGCCGTTGCGCCGCATCACCAGCACTATCACGCCGGGATCAGCGATATTCTCACTCTGGATGAGACGGTAAAACGCAACCCGCAGGCGGTGGTTCAGCTGTGCCTCGGCGCCTTCAGAGCGGGTATGCGGGAATTTACGGCTAACGTAGCGGGTAACGATCTGGTCCGCGTGACCGGCTATATGGTGCGATTATCGGATCTGGAGAAATACCGGGAAGCGGGTTCGAGAACCAACACCACGTGGCTGGGTGAAGAGGCCGCACGCAATACCCGTATCCTGGAACGTCAGCCACGCGTGATAAGCCATGAACAGCAGATGCGCTTTAGTTAGTCAGGTCATTCCTTTTTCCTGCGTGGACGGACCGGGCAGCCGCCTGGCCCTGTTCCTGCAGGGCTGCAACCTGCGCTGCAAAACCTGCCACAACCCGTGGACGATCGGCCGCTGCAACGACTGCGGGGACTGTGTGCCCCACTGTCCGCACGACGCGCTGACCATTCAGGCCGGACGCGTCTGGTGGCAGGAGAGTGACTGCCAGCAGTGCGACACCTGCCTGCACCTGTGCCAGCAGCAGGCAACGCCTATGGCGCACCGCTTCAGCGTGGATGAGATCCTCACCCAGATCCGCAAATCCGCACCGTTTATCGAAGGGATCACCGTGAGCGGCGGTGAAGCCACAACGCAATTGCCGTTTTTGATAGCCCTGTTCAACGCGATCAAAGCCGATCCCGCCCTGCGTCACCTCACCTGCCTGGTAGACAGCAACGGTCTGTTAAGCGAAACCGGCTGGCAAAAGCTGCTGCCGGTACTGGATGGCGCGATGCTGGATCTGAAGGCGTGGGGGAACGAGCATCACCGCTTCCTGACCGGGCGCGAAAACCCGCAGATTAAGCAGAGCATCCGCTGGCTGGCAGATCGTCGCCGTTTGACGGAACTCCGCCTGCTGGTTATTCCGGAGCAGTGTGATTATCTGGAACATCTCAAACCGCTAACGACCTTTATCCACGGGCTTGGAAATGTGCCGGTGCGCATCAACGCATTTCATGCGCATGGCGTTTACGGTGAGGCGGCATCATGGCGTAGCGCCACGCCCGAGGACGTTGAACCGCTGGCGCTGGCGCTGGAAAAACAGAAGATAACGGTGATCCGCCCGGCGCTTTACCTATAGCGTGATGCCAAATACCGAACGGGTATTTTCAAGCAGCGCGTCGGCAATCACCTCTTCAGGCTCCTTTCGCAGTTCACACAGGGTGGTAAACACGCGCGCTGCCTGTTCCGGACGATTCGGCTGACCCTGAAAACCATTCAGCGGCATATCCGGCGCGTCGGTTTCCAGCAGCAGCGCCGACAGCGGCAGCTGTGCCATCACGTCACGGGTTTTACTGGCGCGCGGATAGGTGATGGTGCCCCCGACGCCGATTTTATAGCCCAGCGCGATAAAACGCTGCGCCTGCTGCAGGCTGCCGGAGAAACCGTGCACGACGCCCATGCGCGGCAGACCGATGCGTTTCAGGTGCATCGCCAGCTTATCGTGCGTGCGTCTTGAATGGAGGATAACCGGCAGATCGTGGCGCTTCGCCAGCCTGAGCTGCGCGTCGAGGATCGTCTGCTGGCGCTCAAACTGCGGATCCTCGCGATAAAGATCGAGGCCGATCTCACCGATGGCGACAAGTTTGTCTCCTGCGGTCAGCACTACCTCATCAAGCCTCTCAATGTGCTCATCAAGATGCCGCTCAATCACAATCGGATGCAGGCCGAGCGCGGCATAGAGCGCGGGGTACCGCATGGAAAGATCCAGCACCCGGGAAAAATAGGCCGCTTCCACTGACGGCACAATGATGGCCTGAACGCCTGCCTCGGCAGCTTTCGCAATGCTTTGCGCTTCATCCCCCGTAAACGGCGGGAAATCAAAGTGGCAGTGGGTATCGACAAAG contains:
- a CDS encoding YtjB family periplasmic protein, yielding MARAKLKFRLHRAVIVLSCLALLVVLMQGASWFSQNHQRQRNPQFEELARTLARQVTLNVAPSMRTETPDDKRIGQVLRLLTENSRILDAGVYDEQGNLIARAGEHVDVRDRLALDGKKAGGYFNQQIVEPIQGKNGPLGYLRLTLDTHTLPTEAKQVDNTTNILRLMLLLSLAIGVVLARTLLRGKRSRWQQSPFLLTASKSVPEDEESEKKE
- the lplA gene encoding lipoate--protein ligase LplA, translating into MTTLRLLISDSYDPWFNLAVEECIFRQMPATQRVLFLWRNADTVVIGRAQNPWKECNTRRMEEDNVRLARRSSGGGAVFHDLGNTCFTFMAGKPEYDKTISTSIVLNALNSLGVTAEASGRNDLVVKTPEGDRKVSGSAYRETMDRGFHHGTLLLNADLSRLANYLNPDKKKLQAKGITSVRGRVANLVELLPGITHEQICDAIRDAFFEYYGERVEAEVISPDKTPDLPNFADTFARQSSWEWNFGQAPAFSHLLDERFTWGGVELHFDVEKGHITRTQVFTDSLNPAPLEALAARLQGCLYRADMLQQECDALIGDFPGQEKELRDLSAWIAQAVR
- the deoD gene encoding purine-nucleoside phosphorylase, which gives rise to MATPHINAEMGDFADVVLMPGDPLRAKHIAETFLEDVREVNNVRGMLGFTGTYKGRKISVMGHGMGIPSCSIYTKELITDFGVKKIIRVGSCGAVRMDVKLRDIVIGMGACTDSKVNRMRFKDHDFAAIADFGMVRDAVDAAKALGVEARVGNIFSADLFYAPDGGEMFDVMEKYGILGVEMEAAGIYGVAAEFGAKALTICTVSDHIRTHEQTTAAERQTTFNDMIKIALESVLLGDKE
- the deoB gene encoding phosphopentomutase, whose product is MKRAFIMVLDSFGIGATEDAERFGDVGSDTMGHIAEACAKGEADNGRKGPLTLPNLTRLGLVKAHEGSTGKIAAGMDGNAEVVGAYGWAHELSSGKDTPSGHWEIAGVPVLFDWGYFSDHENSFPQELLDKLVKRANLPGYLGNCHSSGTVILDELGEEHMKTGKPIFYTSADSVFQIACHEETYGLDKLYELCEIAREELTEGGYNIGRVIARPFIGDKAGNFQRTGNRHDLAVEPPAPTVLQKLVEEKDGHVVSVGKIADIYANCGITKKVKATGLDALFDATIKEMKDAGDKTIVFTNFVDFDSSWGHRRDVAGYAAGLELFDRRLPELMELVGEDDILILTADHGCDPTWTGTDHTREHIPVLVYGPKVKPGSLGHRETFADIGQTIAKYFGTSDMEYGKAMF
- the deoA gene encoding thymidine phosphorylase, with protein sequence MFLAQEIIRKKRDGHALSDEEIRFFINGIRDNTVSEGQIAALAMTIFFHDMSMPERVSLTMAMRDSGTVLDWKSLNLNGPIVDKHSTGGVGDVTSLMLGPMVAACGGYIPMISGRGLGHTGGTLDKLEAIPGFDIFPDDSRFRDIIKDVGVAIIGQTSSLAPADKRFYATRDITATVDSIPLITASILAKKLAEGLDALVMDVKVGSGAFMPTYELSAALAEAIVGVSNGAGVRTTALLTDMNQVLASSAGNAVEVREAVQFLTGEYRNPRLFDVTMALCVEMLISGKLAKDDAEARAKLQAVLDNGKAAEIFGRMVAAQKGPTDFVENYAKYLPTAMLSKAVYADSEGFVSAMDTRALGMAVVSMGGGRRQASDTIDYSVGFTDMARLGDSVDGQRPLAVIHAKDEASWQEAAKAVKAAITLDDKAPETTPTVYRRITE
- the deoC gene encoding deoxyribose-phosphate aldolase; amino-acid sequence: MTDLTASSLRALKLMDLTTLNDDDTNEKVIALCHQAKTPVGNTAAICIYPRFIPIARKTLKEQGTPDVRIATVTNFPHGNDDIEIALAETRAAIAYGADEVDVVFPYRALIAGNEQVGFDLVKACKEACAAANVLLKVIIETGELKEEALIRKASEISIKAGADFIKTSTGKVPVNATPESARIMMEVIRDMGVSKTVGFKPAGGVRTAEDAQQFLAIADELFGADWADSRHYRFGASSLLASLLKALGHGDGKSASSY
- a CDS encoding YjjI family glycine radical enzyme, which produces MPHSSPDALQQRCQHIVTSPVLTPEQKRHFLALEAENNLPYPALPEAARAALDEGFICDMFEGHAPYKPRYVLPDYAKFLANGSEWLELEGAKDLDDALSLLTILYHHVPSVTSMPVYLGQLDAILTPYVRILTQEEIDSRIKRFWRYLDRTLPDAFMHANIGPADGPITRAILRADAELKQVAPNLTFIYDPDITPDDLLLEVAKNICECNKPHISNGPMNDKIFTKGRYGVVSCYNSLPLAGGGSTLVRLNLKAIAERSTSIEDFFTRALPHYCQQQIAIIDARCDFLYGQSGFFENSFLVKEGLIDADRFVPMFGMYGLAEAVNVLCEKEGIEGRYGKDEQANALGYRISEQLAAFVENTPVKHGWKHRAMLHAQSGISSDSGTTPGARLPYGDEPDPISHLLAVAPHHQHYHAGISDILTLDETVKRNPQAVVQLCLGAFRAGMREFTANVAGNDLVRVTGYMVRLSDLEKYREAGSRTNTTWLGEEAARNTRILERQPRVISHEQQMRFS
- a CDS encoding YjjW family glycine radical enzyme activase; protein product: MNSRCALVSQVIPFSCVDGPGSRLALFLQGCNLRCKTCHNPWTIGRCNDCGDCVPHCPHDALTIQAGRVWWQESDCQQCDTCLHLCQQQATPMAHRFSVDEILTQIRKSAPFIEGITVSGGEATTQLPFLIALFNAIKADPALRHLTCLVDSNGLLSETGWQKLLPVLDGAMLDLKAWGNEHHRFLTGRENPQIKQSIRWLADRRRLTELRLLVIPEQCDYLEHLKPLTTFIHGLGNVPVRINAFHAHGVYGEAASWRSATPEDVEPLALALEKQKITVIRPALYL
- a CDS encoding TatD family hydrolase; amino-acid sequence: MTHRFVDTHCHFDFPPFTGDEAQSIAKAAEAGVQAIIVPSVEAAYFSRVLDLSMRYPALYAALGLHPIVIERHLDEHIERLDEVVLTAGDKLVAIGEIGLDLYREDPQFERQQTILDAQLRLAKRHDLPVILHSRRTHDKLAMHLKRIGLPRMGVVHGFSGSLQQAQRFIALGYKIGVGGTITYPRASKTRDVMAQLPLSALLLETDAPDMPLNGFQGQPNRPEQAARVFTTLCELRKEPEEVIADALLENTRSVFGITL